ATAGCGTGCACCTTATCTGCACAATCAGTAACGCGTACATTATGTACTAGATGAACAAAACTGTACGATTATTCATCTTGCTGTTGTTCAAAAATGCTGGTCTGCCAcctgactccagttgtttattattaagcGAAGTAATAGGTCAACTGGTCTCAGTTGCGTgtaaactgggacaaggacagaagtccgATTAGACGCCAAAATTGAATTTTGAGCATAGCTCGATTAAGCtgtgtaaacgtactgactgtctTTTATCAGTCCCACGATCGAGGCTGGTGGGTAAGGGGGAGCCTGCCTTTGCAGTAGCTGCTCCAAAGCTTTGGAATAGCCTTCTGctctcaccccccccccccccccaaaaaaatcttagaacatacatgttttcaatggcttttgtttgttgtttgtagtggttttaatatcttagaattttctaattttttattacatatgtaattgttcttaccagtgtgtgtacattttatattgctatattgcgatatatttgtgtgtctatTTTTTGTACAGCGCTGCTGCTTTTGATCTGCGCTctatatattaaataaaaattatttttattcattcattcattcatcttctaaccgcttcatcctcttgagggtcgcgggggggggctggagcctatcccagctgacatcgggcgagaggcagggttcaccctggacaggtcgccagactatcgcagggctgacacatagagacaaacaaccattcacgctcacattcacacctacggacaatttagagtcaccaattaacctagtccccaatctgcatgtctttggactgtgggaggaagccagagtgcccggagagaacccacgctgacacggggagaacatgcaaactccgcacagaagggctgccatgcccgggatcgaaccgacaaccctcttgctgtgaggcgagagtgctaaccaccacaccaccgtgccgcccattatttttattattataaataatatattaatatataaacaAATTTGGTTTGATTTGATATATGTGCATTTATATGAGTAAGAGTGTTTTGTATCACATACACTGTGGTGGTGAAGTATTTCAATAGCCTACAGATTTAGAATAATTTTCCCGATGTGTATTTAAATCTGACTTTATTACATGTGTCCAAGTACAAGATCCAGGCATACATCACTAACATGCATATATATTTTCTTGTTGCAATGTTtcttaaataaagttttcctaCTGATTGTTGGGGTCATGTTACAATGATAAACCGTGATAAAGTACAAGTCGTGTAAAGTCCACATTTCCCAGAATCCTCTGCGGGCCGCTCACCCCCTCTTAGTTTTTGCATCCGGGTCTGTACTTCCTTTTCCTCTGTGCGTAGATGCGATGAGGACCTAGATTTTTCTGTACCTCAGAAAAATCCGAATCCATCCTTGTAAAAGGTACCACCGAACCTCGCCAAAATGACCGAGCAGATGACAGTGAGGGGGACCCTGAAGGGGCACAGTGGATGGGTCACCCAGATCGCTACGACGCCCCAGTATCCCGACATGATTCTGTCGGCGTCCCGAGGTGAGGCTTCCCCCGCCGGCTCGGCCAACATGGCTAGGCTAGCATTAGCCAGCTAGTCGGTTTGCGGCTGTAGCGTACGACAAAGTGCAATGCTGGTGTGAGTCATTAACGAAATATGAATAAATTGCCATTATTGTACGTCATGTTGCTCTAACGTTTTTTAATGGTTACAGAATCTGCTCGAACTTAGAAGAAAGACGCTGGTTAGCCTCACTTAGCTGGCTAACTCTAGCTTGCGTCATCTGTAAATGAGCGTCAGGTTTCCACATTGCATCTGCGACACGTGTAATAACATACTTAGTAGTGTACAATAAAGTTATGTGATTGAATGTGTAGATCTGGCAACTCATTACGCCTCTAATCACAGTAAACCGGGCCATCTGttgacagtttgacagcttTCCTTAGTAATGCATGGGGTCAGTTCTGTTTCCTGGGTCCTCATTCAAGAGATGAGGAAGGGTCATCGTCACAGTTAAGACTCCAAATGCACAAAAGGAGATGGATGTTCATTGCAGCACTGCTGATATCAATGTCTGAAGTCACAAATTGTGGTAGATGTAGGTTTCAAGGAGCATAACATCAGTAGGCTGTAAGTGAGTGATGCCATCGTAATGAACATTTGACCTACAGAACATTtggcatttgtcattatttcaaaaataaacccCTAGAAAGGGTGCCCTAATGTGTCATGTTAAGAGGTTACTGTGCTGGGGagcataggaccctgggaacacaACATTACATGGTGATCTTTATCTGCTCCTGACATAGTAAGAAATAGACACTGAGTTAAATGAATAACCTGTATATTTGTTTTCCAGACAAGTCCATTATCATGTGGAAGCTGACTCGTGATGAAACCAACTATGGCATTCCCCAGCGCTCCTTGCTGGGCCACTCTCACTTTGTAAGTGATGTGGTCATCTCCTCAGATGGACAGTTTGCCCTGTCCGGTGCCTGGGATGGGAGCCTCCGCCTGTGGGACCTCACCACGTAAGTATAAGTCTTTTCAGCACCGGTCAGATACTGGGTGTGTAAAGTGGGAGATGCGTCCTCTGCATGTTTACTTTtcatggtgtgtttgtgttcacgTGAAAGATTTGCAGAATAGTGATTTCATTGCTGGGAGGGTAAGGAATTCTGGATAAATGAAATCAGAAAGTTTTTACTACTGGCTTTAAAATTCAAGATTTCACTGCCATCACAGGCTATCAAACCAGGAGAAAAGTAGGTGTGTTAAAAGACATCAAAATCTTGACCTAGGCTTGGTGTAACCTAACCACAGCAATCACATAACATGCCACAATGACACTGTTAACATTGCATTGGGTCATCTTGGCATCAATCAAATGTGACTCTTAATAGCCCAGCAGCATCAGGTCTGCAGCAAGCCTTTTCTATACCATCAGTAGGTCAAATCAGATACAAGCCCAGTGTAAGTTATGTGGCTAGACACTTTGGTTGACTTTGCAGCAACTTGATGGATGTCATAGAGCCCTTTTGTAACACGTGACCAGCATCCGTGCTGGGCGGTATTGCTGAATGTGTCTTATGTCCTTTCAATCATATGCTTTAATTATGTGATTCTccttaaatgtaaaaaaacaaaaaaaaacccccacaataTCTGCAACCAAGACATTTTTGTTCACCATCTTGTGATAATATACTATTTAGTGTCACAATGTTACTCAAAGTAAATGTGTAGATTCGAGGTAGTAATGGGTCAGAAGATCTTGCGTCCAGCTATTCTAGAGGTCTCATGACCAAATGTGTGTTGAAAATACTGATGCTGCTAGTATATGGCAAATTCATTGTCACCAAGTTGTTGCATCCATTTCTGCTGGACTTTGCATCTGCAGCTTTGCCCTCACTGAGCCATATAAAAAACAgggaattaaaaaaatcatgcgGTGGAACAGATATACTGCGCAGGATTTTCAAAACAAGGTGGGAggcggtgtatttttctgtcaaCTCTGCAActttgcctgtattttcttattttatggGACCCTTATGGCCATGTgggagtgaatctggggttggcttttactttggCTTTCGCTGGTGGCCATCTTTACAAACAttaaccaacaatcctgcaaaGAAAACCTCAAAGGCGCTATATTTATGGATCAACTACAGTGCCTGTGCAGACCATCTTtgaattgttttaaaaacagaacatAATACACTACACATGTACATTCTCTGTGGAAACAGAGTTCATTGGTTCAAGAGCAAAACCTGTTTCAACtcttaaataaatgtgtgtgtatcttttttttttttttttttttaaatgttctcaCTGGTTTCGCTGTAGTGATATTATACATGCTTCCTTCAACTGGGGAATCTTACAATGTGCAACAGCTTTGAGTTCTGAAATGTTTGGTGTTATGTTTCCCCAGTGGCAGCACCTCCCGCCACTTTTACGGACACACCAAGGACGTTTTGAGCGTGGCCTTCTCTGCTGACAACCGTCAGATTGTGTCCGGCTCCCGAGACAAGACCATCAAGCTATGGAACACTCTTGGAGTCTGCAAGTACACCATCCAGGTGAGCTGCTAACCCatgttgacatttttgtgaGTAGCAGTCGCCCCCTTTCTTTCAGGGGAGCTAGATTTTAGTGGGTTTTAGTACAGCCTGTTTCAAAACTTGACGACAGATATTCTAAATGGGCCCCtatgtatttcctgttggaaagTTTCGTGATGTATGTGAATGAAATCAGCAGACAAGAAGGGAACATGGACTTCAAGCTGGTGCCAAGCATGCACTTCAACTGACAGTCTGAGTAACTTTGAATTAGAAGTTGAAATATTGCAGCACCTACTAGCTGAAAAACCAAACTGCCCTTAAATTTCAGAGTTTCCCTCAAATACAGTACCAATTGATCACCCAGTCACCTTTCCTTTACAAGACTAGCTTTCTATAATGGTTAAGTGTGATGTCCAGCATTGCCATGCTTTAATATCATTCATCAGATGATGCATTGACCCTTGGTTGGTTGGGAATGTTCATAATCTGGGTTGTTGATGTTGCTAGTAAGCAGCCAAACGAAATGCTGAAATGTAGCTGTCTGGGTTTTCCCACCTTGCTTCATTTCACGtggctttataaaaaaaaaaaaaaaaaaaaaaaatcataatgttGGGTAACCAGAGAATCTTGTGTTGAGCACATGTATATGTACCTTTTTTGATTTGCAGGATGAGGGCCACACTGAGTGGGCATCTTGCGTGCGCTTCTCCCCCAACAGCCAGAACCCCATCATTGTCTCCTGCGGCTGGGACAAGATGGTCAAGGTATGTTGCTCCTTTTTAAAACCCCTCTTAACTTGACCTGAATGGAAAAAGCTGACCGCCTCACTGATGAGAATTGTGAGGTTTATCTTCATATGATGGTCTGTCTACTACCACAGATGTGATACAGTTGTCCTGTCCTTCGCTCCTAGGTATGGAACCTGACCAACTGCAAGCTGAAGACCAACCACATCGGCCACACTGGCTTCCTGAATACGGTGACTGTGTCTCCTGATGGCTCCCTGTGTGCATCTGGTGGAAGGGTATGAAATAAACTTTTTAATTGTAGACTACAACAGAATAATGGTTCTGGGCTCAACTGAAGCACCAGTTGAAGTATAGTTGCAGG
This region of Epinephelus fuscoguttatus linkage group LG9, E.fuscoguttatus.final_Chr_v1 genomic DNA includes:
- the rack1 gene encoding guanine nucleotide-binding protein subunit beta-2-like 1, with amino-acid sequence MTEQMTVRGTLKGHSGWVTQIATTPQYPDMILSASRDKSIIMWKLTRDETNYGIPQRSLLGHSHFVSDVVISSDGQFALSGAWDGSLRLWDLTTGSTSRHFYGHTKDVLSVAFSADNRQIVSGSRDKTIKLWNTLGVCKYTIQDEGHTEWASCVRFSPNSQNPIIVSCGWDKMVKVWNLTNCKLKTNHIGHTGFLNTVTVSPDGSLCASGGRDGQAMLWDLNEGKHLYTLDSGDTINALCFSPNRYWLCAATGPSIKIWDLEGKVIVDELRQEVISTNSKAEPPQCTSLAWSADGQTLFAGYTDNLIRVWQVTIGTR